Part of the Pseudomonas sp. Leaf58 genome is shown below.
CAGGCGTTGCTTGAACGTATCCAGTCGCGTAGCGACGACGCGGCACAGCGCCTGGCCGGCCTGGTCGAGCGCGGCCAGGCCAGTGGCTGCATGCTGCTCAGCGTCAGCGCTTTGTGCCAATGGCTTGCCTTGTTGCTGGGCGAAGGCCGCGAAGCGCAGGCCGCGCAGCTGTTGCCCAAGCTGCTGGAGGCTGCCCAGGGTGGCGTGTTGCAACCCTTCCAACCATTGCTGCAGCAGCACCCGCAGTGGCTACACGAGCAGTTGCACGCCGCTGCCGCTTGCCCGGTACAGGCCGAGCTGCTCAAACGCCTGCCCGCGCTGCCCAGTGCCAGCACAGGCAGCGGTGAAGCCCTGAGCGGCCGAGAACTGGCCGTGCTCGAGCTAATTGCCCAAGGCTGCTCCAACCAGCAAATCAGCGAGCGGTTGTTCATTTCCTTGCACACTGTGAAAACCCACGCCAGCCACATCAATAGCAAGCTGGGGGTGGAGCGGCGCACGCAAGCAGTGGCCAAAGCCAAATCCCTCGGCTTACTGGCGTGACACTGGCCGTGCGGGGTTTTGCCCGCTAAAGTGATGGCCTGAGGCCATGGTTGGTGGCTGCACGCGCTCTACCCTCATGTTGTTCGACCGGCTGCCGATACAGCGATCGGTGGCATCGCCTCGCGCGATTTTTCAATCATTCCAAGGCAGGTCGTGTTGATGCTGCAGTTCGGGCAAAAGAGCTTTCTGATCGTCGACGACTTTACCGACTTCCGCACGTCGACCCGTTCCATGCTGCGCGAGTTGGGCGTGCGCGATGTGGACACCGCCGACAGCGGCGAGCAGGCGCTGCGCATGTGTGCGCAGAAACGCTATGACTTCATTCTGCAGGACTTCCACCTGGGCGATGGCAAGAAGAACGGCCAGCAGGTGCTCGAAGACCTGATCATCGACAAGCACATCAGTCATGAGTGCGTGTTCATCATGGTCACGGCCGAGAGCAGCCAGGCCATTGTGCTCAGTGCCATCGAGCACGAGCCCGATGCGTACCTGACCAAGCCGTTCAACCGGGTTGGCCTGGCCCAGCGCGTCGAGAAACTGTACCAGCGCAAGACCTTGCTCAAGCCAATTCTGCAGGCGCTGGACCGCAATCGCCCGGCCGAAGTGCTGGCAGCGTGCGCCGAGCTGTGCAAGCGGGACCCTCGCCTGGCCCCGCTGTGCCTGCGTTACCGGGCCGACGCCCTGCGCAATCTCAACCGCTTCGACGAACTGGAGAAGTTCCTCAAGGCCATTCTGGCTAGCCGCCCGCAGCCGTGGGTGTATGCGGCGTTGGGCAGCCTGATGCACAAGCGTGGCCAGAACGCGCAGGCCCAGGGTGTGTATGAGCAAGCGCTCAAGGCGTTCCCGATCATGCCAGGCCTGTACGATGGCATGGCCGAGGTGCTGGTGGCCCAGGGCGATACCCGGCGTGCGCAAAACTTGCTTGAAGAAGCCGTGCGCCTGTCGCCACTGTCGGTGCGCCGGCAGTCGACACTGGGCAAGCTGGCGCTGGAAAACGAAGACTTCGAGAGCGCATCGAAGGCATTCCGGCATGCGGTGAACCAGGGGCAGAGCTCGCGCTACAAGGATGCTGAAAACAACCTTGGCTTGGTGCAGGCGCTGATGAGCAAGAACGCAGGTTTTGGCCTGGATGCGCGCACCCGGGTCGAGATCAATACCACGCTCAGCGAAGTGGCCAAGGAAAACCCCGAGGACCAAGGCCTGCAGGTACGCGCGCGGATGATGAAGGCCGCCAGCCTGCAGCAGGCTGGCGACCCGGAAACGGCCGCCAAGCTGACCGAGCAGGCGATTCAACGCTTGGACAAGATGAACCAGTTCTTCTCGGTCGATTCGGCCCTGACCGTTGCCGCGCAGTTGCAGGCCATGGGCCAGGAAGCTGCCGCCATCGGCGTGCTGAAGAACTGTGTGGAAAGTTATGGCGATGACCCCAAGGTCATGGAAAAAGTGGGCAAGCTGACGGACGACCCCAGCGTGCTCAACGCCATCACCGAAGCGGTCACCCTCAACCGCCAGGGTGTGCGCAGTTACCAGGGAGGCCAGCTCGGCGAGGCGTTGCAGATGTTCCGCAAGGCACTGGGTATGCAGCCGAAGAACATCAGCATCGCCCTCAACACCGCCCAGGCGCTGCTGCGCATTGGTGGTGACAACCCTCAGCCCGCGATCATGCAGGAATGCCGCGACGCCTTGACCAGCGTGGCCGGTATCCCCGCCAGCGACAACCGCTACGACCGCTACCGCAAACTGCACATCCGAGTGTTCGGCGCATGAATCAAGACAATCAGGGGCTGGATTTTTCCACGGTGATCGCCTCCACCGTGCACGACCTGAAGAACACCCTGTCCGCGCTGATCCAGTCCCACAGCCAGTGGGTGCAGCGCTTGCCCGAGGAGCTGCGCGGGGGGGCTGAGCAAGGGGTGATGGAGCACGAGTTCCGTCACCTCAACGGCATGCTGGTGCAGCTGCTGGGGCTGTACAAACTGGGGGTGAACCAACTGCCGGTGTGCCCGGACTACCACGAACTGGACGACTTCATCGAAGCCCAATTGGCCGCGCACGAGGAAGTCCTCAAGCACAAGGACATCCTGGCTACCTGGCGCATCGACACCGATAACCCATTGGGCTTCTTCGACCGTGAACTGGTGGCCTCG
Proteins encoded:
- a CDS encoding response regulator; protein product: MLQFGQKSFLIVDDFTDFRTSTRSMLRELGVRDVDTADSGEQALRMCAQKRYDFILQDFHLGDGKKNGQQVLEDLIIDKHISHECVFIMVTAESSQAIVLSAIEHEPDAYLTKPFNRVGLAQRVEKLYQRKTLLKPILQALDRNRPAEVLAACAELCKRDPRLAPLCLRYRADALRNLNRFDELEKFLKAILASRPQPWVYAALGSLMHKRGQNAQAQGVYEQALKAFPIMPGLYDGMAEVLVAQGDTRRAQNLLEEAVRLSPLSVRRQSTLGKLALENEDFESASKAFRHAVNQGQSSRYKDAENNLGLVQALMSKNAGFGLDARTRVEINTTLSEVAKENPEDQGLQVRARMMKAASLQQAGDPETAAKLTEQAIQRLDKMNQFFSVDSALTVAAQLQAMGQEAAAIGVLKNCVESYGDDPKVMEKVGKLTDDPSVLNAITEAVTLNRQGVRSYQGGQLGEALQMFRKALGMQPKNISIALNTAQALLRIGGDNPQPAIMQECRDALTSVAGIPASDNRYDRYRKLHIRVFGA
- a CDS encoding sensor histidine kinase KdpD, encoding MNQDNQGLDFSTVIASTVHDLKNTLSALIQSHSQWVQRLPEELRGGAEQGVMEHEFRHLNGMLVQLLGLYKLGVNQLPVCPDYHELDDFIEAQLAAHEEVLKHKDILATWRIDTDNPLGFFDRELVASVIANVITNATRFAAHALLITIEEADNQLVICVNDDGPGYPQRMLERQEEFIQGIDSNSGSTGLGLYFAARIAALHESGGVRGRIEISNGGALGGGLFRLFLP